From Crassaminicella indica, one genomic window encodes:
- the rny gene encoding ribonuclease Y: MVTGAIGIGIGYFIRKNIAEGKINNAENRAKEIVLEAERAAETSKKEMLLEAKEEIHKLRSELDRENRERRNELQRLERRLQQKEETLDRKSENLEKKDEILNKKIKEVAEKKEQINEICQKQLEELERISGLTSEQAKEQLLNDTRKEIKHEAAMMIKEIEQKAKEDGEKKAKEIIAYAIQKCAADHVAETTVSVVALPNDEMKGRIIGREGRNIRALETLTGIDLIIDDTPEAVILSGFDPIRREVARIALEKLIVDGRIHPARIEEMVEKAKKEVNNIMKEEGEQATFETGVHSIHPELIKLLGRLKYRTSYGQNVLKHSIEVSHLAGLMAAELGADVKLAKRAGLLHDIGKAVDHEVEGTHVDIGMDLLKKYKESSEVIHAMSTHHGDYEPQTIEAVLVTAADAMSAARPGARRETLETYIKRLQKLEEIANSSEGVEKSFAIQAGREIRIMVKPDEMSDEDIVCLAREVTKKIESELEYPGQIKVNVIRETRAIEYAK, encoded by the coding sequence ATTGTAACAGGTGCTATAGGTATTGGAATTGGATATTTTATAAGAAAAAATATTGCTGAGGGTAAAATAAATAATGCAGAAAATAGGGCTAAGGAAATAGTTTTAGAAGCAGAAAGAGCTGCTGAAACATCTAAAAAAGAGATGTTACTTGAGGCAAAAGAAGAAATTCATAAATTAAGAAGTGAGCTTGATAGGGAAAATAGGGAAAGACGTAATGAATTACAAAGATTAGAAAGAAGATTGCAGCAAAAGGAAGAAACATTAGATAGAAAATCTGAAAATCTAGAAAAGAAAGATGAAATCCTTAACAAAAAAATAAAAGAAGTAGCAGAGAAAAAAGAACAAATAAATGAAATTTGTCAAAAACAGCTTGAAGAACTAGAAAGAATATCAGGTTTAACGTCTGAACAAGCAAAAGAACAGCTTTTAAATGATACACGAAAAGAAATAAAACATGAAGCTGCTATGATGATTAAAGAAATTGAACAAAAAGCAAAAGAAGATGGAGAAAAGAAAGCAAAAGAAATTATCGCTTATGCAATACAAAAATGTGCAGCAGACCATGTTGCGGAAACGACTGTATCTGTAGTAGCTCTTCCAAATGATGAAATGAAGGGTAGGATTATAGGAAGAGAAGGAAGGAATATAAGAGCACTAGAAACATTAACGGGAATAGATTTAATAATTGATGATACACCAGAAGCAGTAATTCTCTCAGGATTTGATCCTATAAGAAGAGAGGTAGCGAGAATAGCCTTAGAAAAGCTTATAGTAGATGGAAGAATTCATCCAGCTAGAATTGAAGAAATGGTAGAAAAAGCAAAAAAAGAGGTAAATAATATTATGAAAGAAGAAGGTGAACAAGCTACCTTTGAAACAGGTGTTCACAGTATTCATCCAGAGCTAATAAAATTACTAGGAAGATTAAAGTATAGGACTAGCTACGGTCAAAATGTTTTAAAGCATTCTATAGAAGTATCTCATTTAGCAGGTTTAATGGCTGCTGAATTAGGTGCAGATGTAAAATTAGCAAAAAGAGCAGGGCTTCTTCATGATATTGGAAAAGCTGTTGATCATGAAGTAGAAGGAACTCATGTGGATATAGGCATGGATTTATTGAAGAAGTATAAAGAATCTAGTGAAGTAATACATGCTATGTCAACCCATCATGGGGATTATGAACCGCAAACAATTGAGGCAGTATTAGTTACGGCTGCTGATGCTATGTCTGCTGCTAGACCAGGTGCAAGAAGAGAAACTCTTGAAACTTATATAAAAAGGTTGCAAAAGCTTGAAGAAATAGCAAATTCAAGTGAAGGTGTAGAAAAATCATTTGCTATTCAGGCAGGTCGTGAGATAAGAATTATGGTAAAGCCAGATGAAATGTCAGATGAAGATATTGTTTGTTTAGCTCGAGAGGTAACAAAGAAGATCGAAAGTGAATTAGAGTATCCTGGCCAAATTAAAGTAAATGTTATTCGAGAAACAAGAGCAATTGAATATGCAAAATAA